Proteins from one Patescibacteria group bacterium genomic window:
- a CDS encoding tyrosine-type recombinase/integrase, with protein MANKKNKHTLPLLDEFLINIQSNNYSAETVYNYERDLNTFENFLSDDVNCAFNKISKREILKFKAYLSSTSRHTALDHKGHGQLSSYSINRILSSLRAYLKFLVDMDYKVPVTADAIKLLKTEKKHGQVPEMAELIKLIEAPSKFEKDANIALRNRAMLETLFATGMRISELLSLKRQQLDQTGRIYIMGKGKKQRFVYLTARAINFINAYLKTRHDDAPYLFIPYRGRNNSDKHKKISTNYLQYKIKRYRELLSINIPISAHSLRHAFATYLAENGANPAAIQILLGHESLDTTTRYVHASDRYAEKVHTKFHPLKK; from the coding sequence ATGGCAAACAAGAAAAACAAACACACCCTTCCCCTCTTGGACGAGTTTCTGATAAATATTCAGAGCAACAACTACTCTGCTGAGACAGTCTACAATTATGAACGGGACTTAAATACTTTTGAAAATTTTTTGTCAGACGATGTCAATTGTGCTTTTAATAAAATTAGCAAAAGGGAAATACTAAAATTCAAAGCCTACCTCTCCTCTACTTCTCGTCATACCGCTTTAGACCATAAGGGTCACGGACAATTATCAAGTTATAGTATAAATAGAATTTTGTCATCTCTGCGCGCATATTTAAAATTTTTGGTGGACATGGATTATAAAGTACCAGTGACCGCTGATGCTATCAAGCTTCTTAAGACTGAAAAAAAACACGGTCAGGTGCCAGAAATGGCCGAGCTTATTAAATTGATAGAAGCTCCATCCAAATTTGAAAAAGATGCCAATATTGCTTTGCGTAACCGCGCCATGCTAGAAACTCTATTTGCTACTGGAATGCGTATCTCAGAATTATTGTCTCTCAAGCGTCAGCAGCTTGATCAAACTGGACGAATTTATATTATGGGTAAAGGTAAGAAACAGCGTTTTGTCTATTTGACAGCTCGAGCCATAAATTTTATTAATGCTTATCTTAAAACTCGTCATGACGACGCGCCATATCTATTTATACCCTACCGCGGCCGCAATAATAGTGATAAACACAAAAAAATATCTACCAACTATTTGCAGTACAAAATAAAACGCTATCGCGAACTCCTCTCTATCAATATACCAATTTCAGCTCATTCGCTCAGACATGCTTTTGCTACCTATTTGGCAGAAAATGGTGCCAATCCAGCAGCAATTCAGATACTACTAGGTCATGAGTCACTCGACACTACTACTCGCTATGTTCATGCCTCAGATAGATATGCTGAGAAGGTCCACACTAAGTTTCACCCTCTTAAAAAATAG
- a CDS encoding glutamate--tRNA ligase: protein MEKVRTRFAPSPTGFLHIGGLRTALYNFLFAKNQQGKFFLRIEDTDRERLVEGAQEKLIEVLKNMGLDFDDEIVVQSTRLKLYRKATDKLIESGQAYLCFCSPERLEKLREDLSAKKQVPKYDRACCNLTSEQIQQKINSGIKPVVRFKIPDKQIVEATDKVYGKISVKTQDLDDFVILKSNNFPTYHLANVVDDHDMRITHVIRGEEWLPSLPKHVLLYNALGYEKPNFVHLPLLLNPDKTKLSKRQGDVAVEDYLKKGYLPEALLNYVSLLGWNPGNDQEIFVLSELVKNFSLDKVNKSGAIFDVNKLNWFNAEYIRLIIKQAGKRYEQLLEQTANFLDHPDRSKDILKLFGSRINNLAELGNMSKFLFKLPEYQTELLVFKKSDWEKTKNGLNLSLGVLGKISHSDWYLDNLNNALENIAKKHNLSPGDIFWPIRVATSGLDKSPSPTEILEFLGKEESLSRIKLAIKKMS from the coding sequence ATGGAAAAAGTACGAACTAGATTTGCCCCCAGCCCAACTGGATTTTTACACATCGGCGGCTTGCGCACTGCCCTATACAATTTTTTATTTGCCAAAAATCAACAGGGAAAATTTTTCTTGAGAATAGAGGATACTGACCGCGAGCGCTTAGTAGAAGGCGCCCAAGAAAAATTAATTGAAGTCCTAAAAAATATGGGCCTTGATTTTGATGATGAAATAGTAGTCCAATCCACTAGATTAAAACTATACCGCAAAGCCACCGATAAGTTAATTGAAAGCGGCCAAGCCTACTTGTGCTTTTGCTCACCAGAAAGATTGGAAAAATTACGTGAAGATCTCAGCGCCAAAAAACAAGTACCAAAATATGACCGGGCTTGCTGCAATCTGACTAGCGAACAAATTCAACAAAAAATTAATTCCGGAATAAAGCCAGTAGTAAGGTTCAAAATACCTGACAAGCAGATTGTGGAAGCAACAGATAAAGTATATGGCAAAATTTCTGTGAAAACTCAAGATTTAGATGATTTTGTAATACTAAAATCAAATAATTTCCCGACTTATCATCTGGCCAATGTAGTAGATGACCATGATATGAGAATTACTCATGTTATTCGCGGTGAAGAATGGCTACCTTCTTTGCCAAAACATGTTTTGCTATATAATGCTCTAGGCTATGAAAAACCAAATTTTGTCCATTTACCGCTTTTGCTCAACCCTGACAAAACAAAACTTTCCAAAAGACAAGGTGATGTGGCAGTAGAGGACTATCTGAAAAAAGGCTATCTGCCGGAAGCGCTATTAAATTATGTTTCTTTGTTAGGTTGGAACCCCGGTAACGACCAAGAGATTTTTGTGCTCAGTGAGCTAGTGAAAAATTTTTCTTTGGATAAAGTAAATAAATCTGGCGCTATATTTGATGTAAATAAACTAAATTGGTTTAATGCCGAATATATTCGCCTGATTATCAAACAAGCTGGCAAAAGATACGAACAGCTACTAGAGCAAACTGCTAATTTTTTGGACCATCCTGATCGTAGCAAGGATATTTTAAAATTATTTGGCAGCCGTATAAACAATCTTGCCGAACTTGGCAATATGTCCAAATTTTTATTTAAATTGCCAGAATATCAAACCGAGCTTTTGGTATTTAAAAAAAGTGACTGGGAAAAAACCAAAAATGGACTCAATTTATCGCTGGGCGTATTGGGTAAAATATCTCACAGTGACTGGTACTTAGATAATCTTAACAATGCCTTGGAAAATATAGCCAAAAAACATAATCTTTCACCCGGTGATATTTTCTGGCCAATTAGGGTGGCTACATCAGGCTTAGACAAAAGCCCGTCGCCAACCGAGATATTAGAATTTTTGGGCAAAGAGGAAAGCTTGTCTAGGATAAAATTAGCCATAAAAAAAATGTCCTAG
- the thpR gene encoding RNA 2',3'-cyclic phosphodiesterase, translating into MENKRLFISLPLDPVLAKDISKKIQNLNLPGDKIKFIPEEQLHLTLKFLGDTPLQNIPALIDVLENIETNFEFLELEIEKTIIFNERQPKILAISLKENENLTRLYQEIEERLFDAGLAHKEIRNFRPHVTVARVKKSADFSEFEDFLSWQIQKSFNCSHFDLQESSLSRLGPEYTVLQSFNL; encoded by the coding sequence ATGGAAAACAAACGACTTTTTATATCTTTGCCCCTAGACCCGGTACTTGCCAAAGATATTAGCAAAAAAATACAAAACCTAAATCTGCCTGGGGATAAAATAAAATTTATACCTGAAGAACAGCTACATTTAACTCTCAAATTTTTGGGGGATACACCACTACAAAATATACCGGCCTTGATAGACGTTTTGGAAAATATAGAGACAAATTTTGAATTTTTAGAATTAGAAATAGAAAAAACTATAATATTTAACGAACGCCAGCCAAAAATACTGGCTATATCCCTAAAAGAAAATGAAAATCTCACTAGATTATACCAAGAGATAGAGGAGCGCCTTTTTGACGCTGGCTTAGCTCACAAAGAAATCCGAAACTTTAGACCCCATGTTACTGTCGCTCGTGTCAAAAAAAGTGCTGATTTTTCTGAATTTGAAGATTTTTTGAGCTGGCAAATACAAAAATCTTTTAATTGCTCACATTTTGATTTACAAGAAAGCTCCCTGAGTCGTTTGGGACCAGAATATACTGTCTTACAAAGTTTTAATTTATAA
- the alr gene encoding alanine racemase: MINWVEINKENLYHNIAQFKKITPDSQIWPVVKSNAYGHGLKEIVSLLDKDKFTTGFMVVNLSEALEVKNISDKPVMVLSYFDRVEADLVKASKYKISLPIYDFETIDYLDSFAKEFLVNLKIDTGTSRLGFLENDANKAIDYIKNKKNLKLNSIYTHFAESESEDLAFSNEQWNTLSSISQSAPGLKIHAACSAASISMPHSQADIIRLGLSTYGLWPSKATYQRGKKLGLELKPVMSVKTKIIQIKDLQAGDTIGYNRTYRCDKDCQIAVVPFGYNEGYSRSLSNQGQMLVNGHKCLIRGNICMNLSMVDISGLEAKIGDIVTVLGVDGQQSISAEDIAKHSQTINYEVVTKINNKLPRIIV, encoded by the coding sequence ATGATAAATTGGGTAGAAATAAACAAAGAAAATCTTTATCATAATATAGCTCAGTTTAAAAAAATAACTCCTGATTCTCAAATATGGCCAGTAGTAAAAAGTAATGCCTACGGTCACGGCCTCAAAGAAATAGTCAGCCTTTTAGATAAAGACAAATTTACCACCGGATTCATGGTGGTAAATTTGTCCGAGGCATTGGAAGTAAAAAACATTTCTGATAAACCGGTTATGGTGCTTAGTTATTTTGATAGAGTAGAGGCAGATTTAGTAAAGGCTAGTAAATATAAAATATCATTACCAATTTATGATTTTGAAACTATTGATTATCTCGATAGCTTCGCTAAAGAATTTTTAGTTAATTTAAAAATTGACACTGGGACATCGCGTTTAGGATTTTTAGAGAACGATGCAAATAAAGCAATTGATTATATTAAAAATAAAAAAAATCTTAAGCTAAATAGTATATATACCCACTTTGCAGAATCAGAATCAGAAGATTTGGCCTTTTCAAATGAGCAGTGGAACACATTGTCATCAATATCTCAATCTGCACCAGGTCTGAAAATTCACGCTGCTTGTTCGGCTGCTAGTATTAGTATGCCTCATAGTCAAGCTGATATTATCAGACTTGGACTGTCTACTTACGGTCTATGGCCAAGCAAGGCTACTTATCAGCGTGGCAAAAAACTAGGATTAGAGCTCAAGCCAGTTATGTCAGTAAAGACAAAAATAATTCAAATAAAAGATTTACAAGCTGGGGATACAATCGGCTACAATCGTACATACAGATGCGACAAAGATTGCCAGATTGCTGTCGTGCCCTTTGGCTACAACGAAGGTTATAGTCGCTCATTATCTAATCAGGGGCAAATGTTAGTAAATGGTCATAAATGCCTCATAAGAGGTAATATATGTATGAATCTAAGTATGGTTGATATTAGTGGCTTAGAGGCTAAAATAGGGGATATAGTGACGGTTTTGGGTGTAGACGGTCAACAAAGTATTAGTGCTGAAGATATTGCCAAACATTCTCAGACTATTAATTATGAAGTGGTCACTAAAATAAATAATAAATTACCGCGCATAATAGTTTAA
- a CDS encoding peptidylprolyl isomerase, which translates to MEEAIIKTNKGDIKVALFYDKVPVTVENFVKLADKGFYDDVKFHRVIKDFMIQTGDPQTKGKAGKDFVYTPDDSGLPIAGTGGPGYTIADEFHPNLKHNGPGVLSMANTGPNTNGSQFFITHKATPWLDGKHTIFGRVIEGQDVVDKITQGDYIKKIIIR; encoded by the coding sequence ATGGAAGAAGCAATTATAAAAACTAACAAAGGTGACATTAAGGTAGCTTTGTTTTATGATAAAGTACCTGTTACGGTAGAAAATTTTGTAAAGTTAGCTGACAAAGGTTTTTATGATGATGTCAAATTTCATCGGGTGATAAAAGATTTTATGATTCAGACTGGCGACCCCCAAACAAAAGGTAAAGCGGGTAAAGATTTTGTTTATACTCCAGATGATAGTGGTTTGCCAATCGCTGGCACTGGCGGACCAGGTTATACTATAGCTGATGAATTTCATCCAAATCTCAAGCACAATGGGCCAGGTGTACTATCTATGGCTAATACTGGACCAAATACCAATGGTTCACAATTTTTTATCACCCACAAAGCTACGCCGTGGCTTGATGGCAAACACACTATATTTGGACGAGTGATTGAAGGTCAGGATGTGGTAGATAAAATCACTCAAGGAGATTATATAAAAAAAATAATAATAAGATAA
- the amrB gene encoding AmmeMemoRadiSam system protein B gives MISFAAFVPHSPVLIPEVGKENIDKLKDTIESLKHLENDLYSVKPDVLLVISPHANKKGGDFFTINQYPNLTVNFKDFGDLVTKIDFGNEIGFGYKIKESCEEFFPLILTADRDLDYGSSVPLFYLAQHLPGVKIVSVGYSSLSYEDHIKFGEIIRRQINLSDKRIAVIASGDLSHRLHQDSPAGYSPRAQEFDQTLIKLLEEKDISGVIHIDPELIQEAGECGLRSLIILLGIIKELNYQPEKLSYEAPFGIGYLVEHFKF, from the coding sequence ATGATTAGTTTTGCAGCCTTTGTCCCTCATTCTCCGGTTTTGATCCCAGAGGTGGGCAAAGAAAACATTGATAAATTAAAAGATACTATAGAGTCTTTGAAGCATCTAGAGAATGATTTGTATTCTGTAAAACCGGATGTTTTATTGGTAATATCCCCACATGCCAACAAAAAAGGTGGAGATTTTTTTACTATCAATCAGTATCCAAATTTAACAGTCAATTTTAAGGACTTTGGTGATTTGGTGACCAAAATAGATTTTGGCAATGAGATTGGCTTTGGCTATAAAATTAAAGAATCATGTGAAGAATTTTTTCCTTTGATTTTGACTGCCGATAGGGATCTTGATTATGGAAGTTCTGTGCCACTGTTTTATCTGGCTCAACATTTACCCGGAGTAAAAATAGTTAGTGTGGGATATTCTAGCTTGTCATATGAAGACCATATAAAGTTTGGAGAAATAATTCGTCGTCAGATTAATCTATCTGATAAACGAATCGCTGTAATTGCTTCTGGTGATTTGTCTCACAGGCTTCATCAGGATTCTCCGGCTGGTTATTCACCAAGGGCGCAAGAATTTGATCAAACACTTATCAAACTTTTGGAAGAAAAAGATATAAGTGGTGTGATACATATAGACCCTGAGCTTATCCAAGAGGCTGGTGAATGTGGACTTAGATCTTTGATTATACTTTTGGGAATAATAAAAGAGCTCAACTATCAACCGGAAAAACTGAGCTATGAAGCGCCGTTTGGTATAGGATATTTAGTTGAGCATTTTAAATTCTAA
- a CDS encoding NUDIX domain-containing protein — protein MNKDQKGNLRPGVGTAVIVRKDGKVLFSERLKDPGKNLWHFPGGNIEIGETIENCAAREVKEETNVDVKNVKILTLTNDIYPNNSDHFITIFLVCDYAGGEVKDMEPHKARGWDWYEWDKLPYPRMIPVDNFMKLGINPFDNENK, from the coding sequence ATGAATAAAGACCAAAAAGGAAATTTAAGACCGGGTGTTGGCACGGCAGTAATTGTGAGAAAAGATGGTAAAGTTTTATTTTCAGAAAGGTTAAAGGATCCTGGAAAAAATCTTTGGCATTTTCCGGGAGGTAATATAGAAATTGGCGAAACTATAGAAAATTGTGCCGCCAGAGAGGTAAAGGAAGAAACTAATGTTGATGTTAAAAATGTAAAAATTTTAACCTTGACTAACGATATTTATCCTAATAATTCAGATCATTTTATTACAATTTTCTTGGTATGTGATTATGCTGGCGGAGAAGTCAAGGATATGGAGCCTCATAAAGCCCGTGGTTGGGATTGGTATGAATGGGATAAATTACCGTATCCTCGTATGATACCTGTAGATAATTTTATGAAACTAGGCATTAATCCTTTTGATAATGAAAATAAATAA
- a CDS encoding FtsQ-type POTRA domain-containing protein, whose amino-acid sequence MVGQIKTKKTWQRHLPGRPSRVQRGYYSEQKNVSRKKVVKIIWIILVILLIQSIFQAPYLKIDNIELSGNNDLSYDEVSEALEPALSGNKFLFFKNNNYFLLNTEPLAGQLIEKFNLDQATVQKKFPDKLLVTVKEKISYFIWSKDDSLYLLDAKGILNRQINALDEKYLILEDKRDYRPLDDKIFTDQEVDIVNQLYLGWNDIIDANIKLNKIVIYNDWSIELYTKLGFYVKVDKDEDIAGQLDNLNKVLTENIAGVDIDYIDIRFGDKVYFK is encoded by the coding sequence ATGGTAGGTCAAATTAAGACAAAAAAAACATGGCAAAGGCATTTACCAGGGCGTCCTAGTAGGGTCCAACGGGGCTATTATAGTGAGCAAAAAAATGTCAGTCGTAAAAAAGTTGTCAAAATTATTTGGATAATTCTGGTAATATTACTTATCCAAAGTATTTTTCAAGCCCCATATTTAAAAATAGATAATATAGAACTAAGCGGTAATAATGATTTGAGCTATGACGAGGTCTCAGAAGCATTAGAACCGGCATTATCTGGTAATAAGTTTTTATTTTTTAAAAATAATAATTATTTTTTATTAAATACCGAGCCGCTAGCTGGACAGCTAATAGAAAAATTTAATTTAGATCAAGCAACAGTTCAAAAAAAGTTTCCGGACAAGCTACTGGTAACGGTTAAAGAGAAAATTTCATACTTTATTTGGTCCAAAGATGACTCATTATACCTATTGGATGCCAAAGGCATCTTAAATCGCCAAATAAACGCTTTGGATGAAAAATACCTTATTTTAGAGGATAAACGTGATTATAGGCCGCTTGATGATAAAATATTTACAGACCAGGAGGTAGATATTGTTAATCAGCTATATTTGGGCTGGAATGATATAATAGATGCCAATATCAAACTCAACAAAATTGTTATATATAATGATTGGTCTATAGAGTTGTATACCAAGCTTGGTTTTTATGTCAAAGTAGATAAGGACGAAGACATAGCTGGACAGCTGGATAATTTGAATAAAGTACTGACAGAAAATATAGCAGGTGTAGATATAGATTATATAGACATACGCTTCGGGGATAAGGTTTATTTTAAATAG
- a CDS encoding WecB/TagA/CpsF family glycosyltransferase — protein sequence MKEYKILDIKVQTIPEHILKIKLQDFLTSYQQHQIVTANPEFVVASRKNDQFKDIINNASLSTIDGSGIIMALQFLGYDISLDDRLTGVRLSEILIDMAVNKNYKILFCLYSKGMTKPDKFFMKINEKYPALDFQVADEKTALDKARLFGPQIILVGFGAPKQDIWINKNISKIPSVKIAVGVGGTFDYMSGKIKRAPKIFRSLGLEWFWRLLRQPSRIFRINRAVMVFPYLIIKDRILKNKQKKHGKSTN from the coding sequence GTGAAAGAATATAAAATCTTAGATATAAAAGTTCAGACTATACCAGAGCACATATTAAAAATAAAGCTCCAGGATTTTTTGACTTCTTACCAGCAACATCAGATAGTAACCGCCAATCCGGAATTTGTGGTGGCTAGTCGCAAAAATGACCAATTCAAAGATATTATAAACAACGCCAGTCTCAGCACAATTGATGGTTCTGGTATTATTATGGCCCTGCAGTTTTTGGGATATGATATTTCTTTAGACGACAGACTGACTGGTGTCAGACTCAGTGAAATATTGATTGACATGGCCGTAAATAAAAATTATAAAATTTTGTTTTGTCTGTACAGTAAAGGCATGACCAAACCCGACAAATTTTTTATGAAAATAAATGAAAAATACCCAGCCTTAGATTTTCAAGTAGCTGATGAAAAAACTGCCCTGGACAAAGCCAGATTATTCGGCCCACAAATAATCCTAGTAGGCTTCGGGGCACCAAAACAGGATATTTGGATAAATAAAAACATCTCAAAAATTCCTAGTGTCAAAATAGCAGTAGGTGTAGGCGGGACATTTGATTATATGTCTGGTAAAATAAAGCGGGCACCCAAAATTTTTCGTAGTCTAGGACTAGAATGGTTTTGGCGATTACTTCGCCAACCTTCGCGAATTTTTAGGATAAATCGTGCAGTAATGGTCTTTCCTTATCTTATAATAAAAGACAGAATTTTAAAGAATAAACAAAAAAAACATGGAAAAAGTACGAACTAG
- a CDS encoding non-canonical purine NTP pyrophosphatase (hydrolyzes non-standard nucleotides such as xanthine and inosine) — translation MKINKLLIATHNSGKFEEIKKQLSSLNIELLSLNDLDINEDPEETGQTFEDNALLKVKYYYQLAKMPVLSDDGGLEVDALGGQPGVESRRWGGQRLSDQELIDKMFVAMKDIPTERRIAKFVDVVAVYDGQEIITERGECQGIIATELVCPIKPGVPWSSIFYPEGSDKVFTQLTPEEKSRLSHRGKALEKVIKKLKYG, via the coding sequence ATGAAAATAAATAAACTACTCATTGCCACCCACAATTCCGGAAAATTTGAAGAAATAAAAAAACAACTTAGTTCTTTAAATATTGAACTATTATCATTAAATGATTTAGATATTAATGAAGACCCTGAAGAAACCGGCCAAACTTTTGAAGATAATGCTTTGCTTAAAGTAAAATATTATTATCAGTTGGCAAAAATGCCAGTATTAAGTGATGACGGAGGATTGGAGGTAGATGCTTTGGGTGGTCAGCCTGGAGTAGAATCTAGACGCTGGGGCGGTCAGAGACTGAGTGACCAGGAGCTCATAGACAAAATGTTTGTTGCTATGAAAGATATTCCGACTGAAAGAAGAATAGCAAAGTTTGTAGATGTAGTAGCAGTTTATGATGGTCAGGAAATAATTACAGAAAGAGGGGAGTGCCAAGGTATAATTGCTACAGAATTGGTCTGTCCAATTAAGCCGGGTGTACCCTGGAGTTCAATATTTTATCCAGAAGGTAGTGACAAAGTTTTTACTCAATTGACGCCAGAGGAAAAATCAAGACTGAGTCACCGCGGAAAAGCACTAGAGAAGGTAATTAAAAAATTAAAATATGGATAA
- the serS gene encoding serine--tRNA ligase — MLDIRYIAENKKAVEIALLKRMDKKNLDLDTIIKLDENRRQLLADKEDLQAKRNQASKTKPDKNTIEKMKSLGIKIKKFDDDLAKLENELTERLSALPNLPADDVVSGGKENNKIIKTFQKQPKFDFEIKDHVELATSLGLIDYKRAARMSGAGFWAYTGDGALLEWALLNYFIDFHRSHPEYSFMIPPYLLNKDSAFISGHLPKFKEDLFWTEDDKLCLNATSEMMLGNYHVGEILEVKDLPKKYFAFSTCFRREAGAYRTEERGMIRGHQFNKIEMFHFTRPEDSWKSFDELVSYAEQLVEGLGLHYNTVQLAAGDCSSAMAKTVDIEVWIPSMGIYKEVSSVSNALEYQARRGNVRFKDADGKNKFVHTLNASGLATSRIFPAILEQYQKKDGSVEVPKVLQKYLNKKVFKK; from the coding sequence ATGTTGGATATAAGGTATATTGCTGAAAATAAAAAAGCTGTAGAAATAGCCCTACTTAAGCGTATGGACAAAAAAAATCTGGATTTGGATACTATTATCAAACTTGATGAAAATCGCCGACAGCTTTTGGCGGACAAAGAAGATTTACAAGCCAAGCGTAATCAGGCCTCAAAGACAAAGCCTGATAAAAATACTATTGAGAAGATGAAATCATTGGGTATTAAAATAAAAAAATTTGATGATGATTTGGCTAAACTAGAAAATGAACTAACCGAACGTTTGTCCGCTTTACCAAATCTACCAGCCGATGATGTAGTATCTGGTGGTAAAGAAAATAATAAAATTATAAAGACTTTTCAAAAACAACCAAAATTTGATTTTGAAATAAAAGACCATGTAGAATTAGCCACTAGTTTAGGCCTGATAGATTATAAAAGAGCCGCCAGAATGTCTGGGGCTGGTTTTTGGGCTTATACTGGAGATGGAGCACTTCTTGAGTGGGCGCTTCTAAATTATTTTATTGATTTTCATCGTAGTCATCCAGAATACAGTTTTATGATTCCGCCATATCTATTAAATAAAGATTCCGCTTTTATTTCAGGTCATTTGCCAAAATTCAAAGAAGATTTGTTTTGGACAGAGGACGATAAGTTGTGCCTCAATGCAACTAGTGAAATGATGCTTGGCAATTATCATGTCGGAGAAATATTAGAGGTCAAAGATTTACCAAAAAAATATTTTGCATTTTCAACTTGTTTTAGACGTGAGGCCGGAGCTTATCGGACAGAGGAGAGGGGTATGATCCGTGGTCATCAGTTCAACAAAATTGAAATGTTTCACTTTACCAGACCAGAAGATTCTTGGAAATCTTTTGACGAGCTAGTAAGTTATGCCGAACAGTTGGTAGAAGGTTTAGGTCTTCATTACAATACAGTCCAGTTGGCAGCTGGTGACTGTAGCTCAGCCATGGCTAAAACCGTTGATATAGAGGTGTGGATACCAAGCATGGGCATATATAAAGAAGTTTCCAGTGTATCCAATGCCCTAGAATATCAAGCTAGACGAGGTAATGTTAGATTCAAAGATGCAGATGGCAAAAATAAATTTGTCCATACTTTGAATGCCTCTGGCTTGGCTACCAGTCGAATCTTTCCGGCAATTTTGGAGCAGTATCAGAAAAAAGATGGTAGTGTTGAAGTGCCAAAAGTTTTGCAGAAATATCTGAATAAAAAAGTTTTTAAAAAATAA
- a CDS encoding peptidoglycan DD-metalloendopeptidase family protein: protein MLQTKIKTINIIYFGLAIFLAGVIFFPKNNTLAVEYTLDNLESVETWQINQDINEKRSEIQELKRQVEIYEKNIAAKQREIGSLSNQISTLNDSIAKINLEIDAAELEIETYNLKIENTELKIQAKENEINEQKEVLSEILRQLHRQQQKNSTIEILVLNNSFSDFLADLDRLENMQDNIVSGVEDLKKIMIALDTDKQNLEGEKSELDALRGILENKIGSLDDQKVAKNQLMIATRGQESKYQQLLQQAKEDQDQVNNDIVYLEKVAREKLNRQLQLEGISSDGLMWPVASRRVTSYFHDPDYPYRNLFEHPAIDIASPQGTPIRAVESGYVAKTRDGGKTGYSYIMLVHGNGLSSVYGHINIISCTEDQFVSKGDIIGYSGGMPGTNGSGPLTTGPHLHLEIRLNGVPVNPLNYLP from the coding sequence ATGCTACAGACAAAAATAAAAACCATTAATATTATTTACTTTGGCCTAGCCATTTTTTTGGCTGGTGTTATTTTTTTCCCAAAAAACAACACTTTAGCGGTTGAATATACTCTAGATAACCTAGAATCTGTGGAAACTTGGCAAATTAACCAGGATATCAATGAAAAAAGATCTGAAATACAAGAGCTAAAACGACAGGTAGAAATTTATGAAAAAAATATAGCTGCCAAACAGCGTGAAATTGGTAGCCTTTCCAACCAAATAAGCACCCTAAATGACAGTATTGCTAAAATAAATTTAGAGATTGATGCTGCAGAATTAGAGATTGAAACTTACAATCTAAAAATAGAAAATACCGAGTTAAAAATCCAAGCCAAAGAAAATGAAATCAACGAACAAAAAGAAGTATTGTCTGAGATATTGAGACAGCTCCATCGCCAACAGCAAAAAAATTCTACTATAGAAATTTTAGTCCTAAATAATAGCTTTAGCGATTTTTTGGCTGATTTGGATCGTTTGGAAAATATGCAGGATAACATTGTATCCGGAGTAGAGGACTTAAAAAAAATAATGATAGCCTTAGATACTGATAAGCAGAATTTGGAAGGTGAAAAATCAGAACTTGACGCTCTAAGAGGTATACTAGAAAACAAAATAGGCTCTTTGGATGACCAAAAAGTTGCTAAAAATCAGCTGATGATTGCTACTCGCGGACAAGAATCAAAATATCAACAATTATTACAACAAGCCAAAGAAGATCAGGATCAAGTAAATAACGACATTGTTTATTTAGAAAAAGTAGCCCGAGAAAAACTTAATCGTCAATTACAACTTGAAGGTATCAGTAGTGATGGCCTGATGTGGCCGGTTGCTTCACGACGTGTGACATCTTATTTTCATGATCCAGATTATCCATACCGTAATCTTTTTGAACATCCGGCTATTGATATTGCCTCTCCACAAGGAACACCTATCCGAGCAGTGGAGTCAGGCTATGTGGCCAAGACAAGGGACGGCGGAAAGACCGGCTATAGCTATATTATGCTAGTCCATGGTAATGGTTTATCATCTGTATATGGACACATAAATATTATATCTTGTACTGAAGATCAATTTGTATCCAAAGGTGATATCATAGGTTATAGTGGCGGTATGCCAGGCACCAACGGTTCTGGACCTCTTACCACCGGGCCTCATCTTCATTTGGAAATTCGTTTAAATGGCGTACCAGTCAATCCACTTAATTATCTACCATAA